A DNA window from Gillisia sp. Hel1_33_143 contains the following coding sequences:
- a CDS encoding TonB-dependent receptor domain-containing protein: MTTKKLLLLSTLLLFIVSLHNTAFAQKKEFSITGKVIDDDLKVPLEYATVIVTKVSDPSYVNGGVTDLKGNFSIEVPAGIYNVKIEFISFQSKSFNSKDINADLDLGTIQLGLSTNSLDEVVVRAETTQVEVRLDKKIYNIGKDLTTAGGTVSDALNNVPAVTVDVEGAISLRGNQNVKILINGKPSAMAGFGSTDVLGQLPADAIERVEVITSPSARYDAEGTAGILNIILRKEKTLGFNGSLTTNIGIPETYGATANVNLRTDKYNIFNTTGYNYRKGPGNAFFDTRYTNGDFDRVIENRDYDRLNRGFNTNLGVEYYLNDMSSITATGFWRFGNDKDITENFTQKFNDGILELETLREEVQEEKDNSFQFALNYITKFNEKGHKLTADFQYEKSSDEEPSFITETPLFENTPGLAGFLPSEKVLNEEDQTEYLIQADYVLPFGENSQFEAGYRGNFKEEITDYRLDVQDPISEQLVLSPLTNIFSYTENVNALYTQYGTKFGEFSFLLGLRLENTQLKGDIDSPLTDAEIEEEFGFPIDTNFDNNYLGLFPTVNLIYELSETENVTLGYNRRINRPRGWFINPFPSRSSRTNVFQGNPNLAPSYANAYDLGYLKRWDKLTLTSSVYYQYETNAFERVQQGTGQLFNGTEIIRTIPINLSSEQRIGAEAGVLYNPAKWLRLNGSFNYFQFEKDGEYNDIDYSNKNNSWFARFSSKVSLPAKIDWQTNAFYRGQQENSQTKSDGILSIDMALSKDLFKDKATLTLNVSDLLNSRKRNSTTITDRFVQDSEFQWRERQITLSLMYRFNQKKETQRRRPAGNDDGGDYEG; encoded by the coding sequence ATGACCACCAAAAAATTACTTCTCCTTAGCACGCTGTTGCTATTTATTGTTTCACTCCACAACACTGCTTTTGCTCAAAAGAAAGAATTCAGCATCACGGGAAAAGTGATCGATGATGATCTTAAAGTTCCTTTAGAATACGCTACTGTAATTGTAACTAAAGTAAGTGATCCAAGTTATGTAAATGGTGGTGTTACAGATTTAAAAGGTAATTTTTCTATAGAAGTTCCAGCCGGAATCTATAATGTAAAGATTGAATTTATCTCATTCCAAAGCAAATCTTTCAATAGTAAAGATATAAATGCAGATCTGGATCTTGGAACTATTCAACTTGGCTTAAGCACTAACAGTCTAGATGAAGTAGTGGTAAGAGCAGAAACAACTCAGGTAGAAGTTAGGTTAGATAAAAAAATCTATAACATAGGGAAAGATCTTACTACCGCGGGTGGAACCGTAAGTGATGCATTAAATAATGTACCAGCAGTTACTGTAGATGTGGAAGGTGCAATTAGCCTTAGAGGAAATCAAAACGTAAAGATTTTAATTAATGGAAAGCCATCTGCCATGGCAGGTTTTGGTTCTACAGATGTATTAGGTCAACTTCCAGCAGATGCTATAGAACGAGTTGAGGTAATTACTTCTCCATCTGCCAGATATGATGCCGAAGGAACTGCAGGTATTCTGAACATTATATTAAGAAAAGAAAAGACCTTAGGATTTAATGGTTCTTTAACCACCAATATTGGAATTCCAGAAACTTATGGAGCAACGGCCAATGTAAATTTAAGAACAGACAAATACAACATCTTCAATACAACAGGTTATAACTATAGAAAGGGCCCTGGTAATGCTTTCTTTGATACTAGATATACAAACGGAGATTTTGACCGAGTAATTGAAAACAGAGATTATGATAGATTAAATAGAGGTTTCAACACTAACCTCGGGGTTGAATATTACTTAAACGATATGTCTTCTATAACCGCTACCGGATTCTGGAGATTTGGAAATGATAAGGATATTACCGAGAATTTTACCCAGAAGTTTAACGATGGAATCTTAGAACTCGAAACTTTAAGAGAAGAAGTTCAGGAAGAGAAAGATAATAGCTTCCAATTTGCGTTAAACTACATTACAAAGTTCAATGAAAAAGGTCATAAATTAACTGCAGATTTTCAATATGAAAAAAGCAGTGATGAAGAGCCATCCTTTATTACAGAAACTCCATTATTTGAAAATACTCCGGGGTTAGCAGGATTTTTACCTTCAGAAAAAGTACTTAATGAAGAAGATCAGACAGAATATCTAATACAAGCAGATTATGTGCTTCCGTTTGGCGAGAACTCTCAATTTGAAGCAGGTTATAGAGGGAATTTTAAAGAAGAGATCACAGATTATAGATTAGATGTTCAAGATCCAATAAGCGAGCAATTAGTTCTAAGCCCACTTACCAATATATTTTCATATACAGAAAATGTAAACGCTTTGTATACTCAGTATGGAACTAAATTTGGAGAATTCTCTTTCTTACTAGGATTAAGATTAGAAAACACGCAACTAAAAGGAGATATAGATAGTCCGCTTACAGATGCAGAGATAGAAGAAGAATTTGGCTTTCCTATAGATACAAATTTTGATAATAATTATTTAGGTTTATTCCCTACGGTAAACCTTATTTATGAACTAAGTGAAACTGAAAATGTTACCTTAGGATATAACAGAAGAATAAACAGACCTAGAGGTTGGTTCATTAATCCATTTCCATCAAGATCTAGTAGAACCAACGTTTTTCAGGGGAATCCTAATCTAGCGCCTTCCTATGCAAATGCTTATGACCTTGGTTACTTAAAAAGATGGGATAAATTAACTCTTACCTCTTCCGTATATTATCAATATGAAACAAATGCTTTCGAAAGAGTTCAACAAGGTACCGGGCAATTGTTTAATGGTACAGAGATCATTAGAACGATTCCTATAAATCTTTCTAGCGAACAAAGAATTGGAGCTGAAGCAGGAGTACTTTACAATCCGGCAAAATGGTTAAGATTGAATGGTAGTTTTAACTATTTTCAGTTTGAGAAGGATGGTGAATATAATGATATAGATTATAGTAATAAGAATAATAGTTGGTTTGCACGTTTTAGCTCTAAAGTAAGTTTACCAGCAAAAATAGATTGGCAAACTAATGCTTTCTATAGAGGGCAACAAGAGAATTCTCAAACCAAGTCTGACGGGATTTTATCTATAGACATGGCGTTGAGCAAAGATCTATTTAAAGATAAAGCAACACTTACTTTAAATGTATCTGACTTACTTAATTCTAGAAAACGTAACTCTACAACTATTACAGATAGATTTGTTCAAGACAGCGAATTTCAATGGAGAGAGCGTCAAATAACATTATCTCTAATGTACAGATTCAATCAGAAAAAAGAAACACAACGTAGAAGACCTGCTGGAAATGACGATGGTGGAGATTATGAAGGATAG
- the fumC gene encoding class II fumarate hydratase — MDYRIEKDTMGEVKVASDKLWGAQTERSKNNFKIGAPGSMPLEIVYGFAYLKKAAAFTNCELGVLPVDKRDYIAKVCDEILAGKHDDQFPLVIWQTGSGTQSNMNVNEVIANRAHQLDGKVIGEGEKTLQPNDDVNKSQSSNDTFPTGMHIAAYKKVIEVTIPGVKKLRNTLKKKSEEFKDVVKIGRTHFMDATPLTLGQEFSGYVAQLDHGIKALENTLPHLSELALGGTAVGTGLNTPKGYSKRVAEFIAKFTDLPFTSAPNKFEALAAHDALVESHGALKQLAVSLNKIANDIRMLSSGPRSGIGEIEIPANEPGSSIMPGKVNPTQCEALTMVCAQVIGNDVAISVGGMQGQFELNVFKPVMAANFLQSAQLLGDACASFDEHCASGIVPNKKRIKELLDNSLMLVTALNTKIGYYKAAEIANTAHKNGTTLKKEAVNLGYVTKEEFDEWVQPKDMVGGMK; from the coding sequence ATGGACTACAGAATAGAGAAAGATACTATGGGAGAGGTTAAGGTTGCTTCAGATAAACTCTGGGGAGCCCAAACTGAACGTTCTAAAAATAATTTTAAAATTGGAGCCCCGGGAAGTATGCCGTTAGAAATTGTATACGGTTTTGCTTATTTAAAAAAAGCTGCTGCATTTACGAATTGTGAATTAGGGGTACTTCCGGTAGATAAAAGAGATTATATTGCAAAGGTGTGTGATGAAATTCTAGCGGGTAAGCATGATGATCAATTCCCTCTTGTGATCTGGCAAACCGGTAGTGGTACTCAAAGTAACATGAATGTGAATGAAGTAATTGCCAACAGAGCTCATCAACTTGACGGAAAAGTTATTGGTGAAGGCGAGAAAACGCTTCAACCAAATGATGATGTAAATAAATCGCAATCTTCTAATGATACCTTTCCAACCGGAATGCACATTGCTGCATATAAGAAGGTAATAGAGGTTACCATTCCTGGCGTTAAGAAACTTAGAAATACTTTAAAGAAAAAATCTGAAGAGTTTAAAGATGTAGTTAAAATTGGTAGAACTCATTTTATGGATGCTACTCCCCTAACCCTAGGTCAGGAATTTAGCGGATATGTAGCTCAACTAGATCACGGTATTAAGGCTCTAGAAAACACCCTTCCACACCTTTCAGAATTGGCACTTGGAGGAACTGCGGTAGGAACAGGACTTAATACACCAAAAGGATATTCAAAGCGTGTGGCAGAATTTATAGCAAAATTCACTGACCTTCCGTTTACTTCTGCTCCTAACAAGTTTGAAGCACTTGCTGCTCACGATGCCTTGGTAGAATCTCACGGCGCATTAAAGCAACTTGCTGTTTCTTTAAATAAAATTGCTAATGACATAAGAATGCTTTCTTCAGGACCCCGCAGTGGAATTGGAGAAATTGAAATTCCCGCAAATGAGCCAGGATCTTCTATTATGCCAGGAAAAGTAAACCCAACACAATGTGAGGCATTAACAATGGTATGTGCACAAGTGATTGGGAATGATGTTGCAATTAGTGTTGGAGGAATGCAAGGGCAATTTGAACTAAATGTATTTAAACCTGTAATGGCAGCAAACTTTTTACAAAGTGCACAATTATTAGGAGATGCATGTGCTTCTTTTGATGAACATTGTGCCAGCGGAATAGTACCAAATAAGAAAAGAATTAAAGAGCTGCTAGATAATTCATTAATGCTGGTTACCGCTTTAAATACTAAAATAGGTTACTATAAAGCTGCTGAAATAGCTAATACTGCTCATAAGAACGGAACTACTCTTAAAAAAGAAGCCGTGAATTTGGGTTATGTTACTAAAGAAGAATTTGATGAATGGGTACAACCTAAAGATATGGTTGGAGGAATGAAATAA
- the ccsA gene encoding cytochrome c biogenesis protein — MQNKIASVLFSTRIMAVLFIVFAISMALGTFIENWYTIDTARVLIYNTWWFEGVMVFFVINFCGNIVRFNMHKREKWSSLVIHLSFIFILLGAFITRYISYEGIMPIREGVTTNKFFSERTYLRVSMDGEIEGEPRRRTIEESVLLATETENDIEIDTDFNGQPVKVEVVSFIHGAENGLVLSENGDNYLKIVEAGSGQRHDHYLKEGEITSLHNILFAYNKPTDGAVNISIDGDEGTYKINSPFEGDFMRMADQFKGTVVADSTQVLMLRSLYNVGGMQFVVPEPVARGTYEIVPTKVKDKNQPDAVSLKVSTGGESKTVTIMGKKGIINPPEDLTLGGLDIHLNYGSKEMELPFSIKLNDFIADKYPGTEDNAVPRYSAFKSKVEVIKASGEKMPYEIFMNHILDMDGYRFFQASFDPDEKGTVLSVNHDYWGTNITYAGYYLLYLGLMLILFDKGSRFGKLKTMLDKVKAKKAKIITIVAFLLISTGGFSQTANSEDADTHAHMDNNQATLDSLLQSIAVPKEHAAMFGRLIIQDAGGRMKPANTFSSELIRKLSKKDTYEGLNADQVLLSMTENPGLWYNAPLVYIKTGNDSIRKILEVDKDKEYLSMTDFFDATGAYKLSPYLEDAYKATVPNNFEKDFVETDKKVNLLFNALNGKMLRIFPIPGDKNNKWVSFPEVEEAGFTGIDSVYAKQVLPIYMSTLNAARDSGDYTQAEDLLKSIQGYQKKYGSEVMPSESKVNAEILYNKYDIFKGLFSWYLYAGTIMFILVIVQIFRDSKVIRTLVKVSAFAVLGLFILHTLGLAARWYVSGHAPWSDAYESMIYVAWATMFFGLAFGRKSFLTIASTAFVASMILMIAHWNWMDPAIANLQPVLDSYWLMIHVSVIVGSYGPFTLGMILGAVSLILMILTTEDNKVKMELNIREITIITEMALTVGLVMLTIGNFLGGQWANESWGRYWGWDPKETWALISIMVYAFVIHMRLVPGLRGKWFFNLMSIIAYSSIMMTYFGVNFYLSGLHSYASGDKVITPTFIYYTMAGVAVLGAVSYWKYKKYYTK; from the coding sequence ATGCAAAATAAAATAGCGTCTGTCCTGTTCTCTACTCGAATTATGGCAGTCTTGTTCATTGTCTTCGCCATCTCTATGGCTTTAGGAACATTTATCGAAAATTGGTATACTATAGACACCGCTCGAGTCTTGATTTACAACACTTGGTGGTTTGAGGGAGTCATGGTGTTTTTTGTGATTAACTTCTGTGGTAACATTGTGCGTTTCAACATGCACAAACGCGAAAAATGGTCTTCTTTAGTAATTCACCTTTCATTTATATTTATTCTTTTAGGAGCTTTTATAACTAGATACATTAGTTATGAGGGTATTATGCCTATAAGAGAAGGTGTAACCACTAATAAATTCTTTTCTGAAAGAACCTATTTAAGGGTGAGTATGGATGGAGAGATAGAAGGGGAGCCTAGAAGAAGAACCATTGAAGAATCTGTGCTCTTAGCCACAGAAACTGAAAATGATATTGAGATCGATACAGATTTTAACGGTCAGCCGGTAAAAGTTGAGGTAGTTAGTTTTATTCATGGAGCCGAAAATGGTTTGGTGCTTAGCGAAAATGGAGATAACTATCTTAAGATCGTAGAAGCTGGGAGTGGTCAAAGACATGATCATTATCTAAAAGAAGGTGAGATCACCAGTTTGCACAATATTCTTTTTGCATACAATAAACCTACAGACGGTGCTGTAAATATTAGTATAGATGGAGACGAGGGAACGTATAAGATAAATTCTCCATTTGAAGGAGATTTTATGCGCATGGCAGATCAGTTTAAGGGAACTGTAGTTGCAGATAGCACCCAGGTTCTTATGTTAAGATCTCTATATAATGTAGGGGGAATGCAATTTGTTGTTCCAGAGCCAGTGGCACGTGGAACTTATGAAATTGTTCCTACCAAAGTTAAAGATAAGAATCAGCCAGATGCAGTGAGCCTTAAAGTTTCTACTGGCGGAGAATCTAAGACCGTAACGATAATGGGTAAAAAGGGGATCATTAATCCTCCGGAAGATCTAACATTAGGTGGATTGGATATTCATCTTAACTATGGTTCAAAAGAAATGGAACTTCCGTTTTCTATTAAACTTAATGATTTTATTGCTGATAAATACCCCGGAACGGAAGATAATGCCGTTCCTAGATATTCTGCATTTAAAAGTAAAGTTGAAGTAATTAAAGCTTCAGGAGAAAAAATGCCCTATGAAATTTTTATGAACCATATACTAGATATGGATGGATATAGATTCTTTCAGGCATCTTTTGATCCTGATGAAAAAGGAACAGTCTTATCTGTAAATCACGATTACTGGGGAACCAATATTACTTATGCCGGTTATTATCTATTATACTTAGGATTAATGCTGATATTATTTGATAAAGGAAGCAGATTTGGAAAATTAAAGACGATGCTTGATAAAGTAAAAGCGAAGAAAGCAAAGATCATAACCATAGTAGCTTTTCTGTTGATCTCTACTGGTGGTTTTTCACAAACAGCAAATTCTGAAGATGCAGATACCCATGCTCACATGGATAATAATCAGGCTACTTTAGATTCGCTGCTTCAAAGTATTGCTGTTCCAAAAGAACATGCAGCAATGTTTGGTAGATTGATCATTCAGGATGCAGGTGGTAGAATGAAGCCGGCAAATACATTTTCTTCAGAATTAATAAGAAAATTAAGCAAAAAGGATACCTATGAAGGTTTAAATGCAGATCAGGTACTGTTATCTATGACAGAAAATCCAGGCTTGTGGTATAATGCTCCTTTGGTTTATATAAAAACGGGAAATGATAGTATTAGAAAAATCTTAGAAGTTGATAAGGATAAAGAATATCTATCTATGACAGATTTCTTTGATGCTACGGGAGCGTATAAATTATCGCCATATCTTGAAGATGCTTATAAGGCAACTGTTCCAAATAACTTCGAGAAAGACTTTGTTGAAACAGATAAAAAAGTGAATTTATTGTTCAATGCTCTTAATGGCAAAATGTTAAGAATCTTTCCTATTCCGGGAGATAAGAATAACAAATGGGTTTCTTTTCCTGAAGTTGAGGAAGCTGGGTTTACGGGAATAGACTCTGTTTACGCAAAACAAGTGCTTCCAATTTATATGAGTACGCTAAATGCAGCTAGAGATTCTGGAGATTATACTCAAGCAGAGGATCTTCTGAAAAGTATTCAGGGTTACCAGAAAAAGTATGGAAGCGAAGTAATGCCTTCTGAAAGCAAGGTAAATGCAGAGATCTTATATAACAAATACGATATTTTTAAAGGTTTGTTCAGTTGGTATTTATATGCCGGGACGATAATGTTCATTTTAGTGATCGTTCAAATATTTAGAGATTCAAAAGTTATAAGAACTTTAGTTAAAGTAAGTGCTTTTGCTGTTCTAGGCTTATTTATACTTCATACGCTTGGATTGGCGGCGAGATGGTATGTTTCTGGCCATGCTCCGTGGAGTGATGCTTATGAGTCTATGATCTACGTAGCATGGGCTACTATGTTCTTTGGATTGGCTTTTGGAAGAAAAAGTTTTCTAACCATAGCTTCTACGGCATTTGTTGCATCTATGATATTAATGATAGCTCACTGGAACTGGATGGATCCTGCTATTGCGAATTTACAGCCGGTATTAGATTCTTATTGGTTAATGATACATGTGTCTGTAATTGTAGGTAGTTATGGACCCTTTACCCTAGGAATGATATTAGGAGCAGTTTCATTGATCCTTATGATTCTTACTACAGAAGATAATAAGGTGAAAATGGAATTGAATATTAGAGAGATTACCATAATTACTGAAATGGCCTTAACCGTAGGTTTGGTAATGTTAACCATAGGGAATTTCTTAGGAGGGCAATGGGCCAATGAAAGCTGGGGTAGATACTGGGGATGGGATCCTAAAGAAACATGGGCACTAATAAGTATTATGGTATATGCGTTTGTAATACATATGAGGTTGGTACCAGGGCTGCGCGGTAAATGGTTCTTTAACCTAATGTCTATCATTGCATATTCAAGTATCATGATGACCTATTTTGGGGTAAATTTCTATTTATCGGGTCTGCATTCTTACGCTAGTGGTGATAAAGTTATTACACCAACATTTATATATTACACTATGGCAGGAGTTGCAGTTCTTGGAGCTGTCTCTTACTGGAAGTATAAAAAATACTATACTAAATAG
- a CDS encoding Rossmann-like and DUF2520 domain-containing protein, with product MISIVIIGAGNVATHLFRALISSKNFQVVQVYNRTKENLGFFKDKVDTTSNIEQLKVADIYILALKDDIISTVAKTLPNKDALIVHTSGATSIKALTGMERGGVFYPLQTFSKTKEVDFSQIPICIEASYRDDEVILEKLSMDISKNVYKIDSDQRKKLHVAAVFVSNFANYMYTIGEDICKNNNIPFEILHPLIIETAEKATKIGPLSSQTGPAKRNDEAVIEKHLSLISNEQRNIYKIITHAIQGLYGKEL from the coding sequence ATGATTAGTATTGTTATTATTGGTGCCGGTAATGTTGCCACGCATCTTTTTAGAGCTTTAATTTCTTCTAAGAATTTTCAAGTGGTACAGGTGTACAACAGAACTAAAGAAAACCTCGGTTTTTTTAAAGACAAGGTTGATACTACCTCTAATATAGAGCAACTAAAAGTTGCAGATATTTATATTCTGGCTCTCAAAGATGATATAATCTCTACAGTAGCTAAGACTCTGCCAAATAAAGATGCGCTTATTGTTCACACTTCTGGGGCAACATCTATAAAAGCTCTTACTGGCATGGAGAGAGGTGGAGTTTTCTATCCGCTACAAACCTTCTCAAAAACAAAAGAGGTAGATTTTTCCCAAATTCCTATTTGTATAGAAGCAAGTTATAGGGATGATGAAGTTATTCTCGAGAAACTTTCTATGGATATCTCTAAGAATGTATATAAGATAGATTCAGATCAAAGAAAAAAATTACACGTAGCCGCTGTATTTGTTAGCAATTTTGCAAACTATATGTATACTATAGGTGAGGATATTTGCAAGAACAACAATATCCCATTTGAGATCTTACACCCATTAATAATAGAAACGGCAGAAAAAGCTACTAAAATAGGTCCGTTAAGTTCTCAAACGGGTCCAGCAAAGAGAAATGATGAAGCTGTTATAGAAAAACATCTATCTCTTATTAGTAATGAACAACGAAATATTTACAAAATAATAACTCACGCAATCCAAGGCCTTTATGGAAAAGAATTATAA
- a CDS encoding KdsC family phosphatase, with product MEKNYKEYLNHIDTFIFDVDGVLTDGTIQISTEGELLRSMNIKDGYALKTAVKEGFTVCIISGGKNEGVRKRLRDLGITDIYLGVQDKVEVLDEFIDVYNLNKDNVLYMGDDIPDLHVMKLIGMPCCPQDAAPEVKEISRYVSHKKGGKGCVRDVIEQVLKVQGKWMNNTDAL from the coding sequence ATGGAAAAGAATTATAAAGAATACCTAAATCATATCGATACCTTTATTTTTGATGTAGATGGAGTATTAACCGATGGAACCATTCAAATTAGTACAGAAGGGGAACTCTTAAGAAGTATGAACATTAAAGACGGATATGCACTTAAAACTGCGGTTAAAGAAGGCTTTACAGTTTGTATAATCTCAGGGGGAAAAAATGAAGGAGTACGCAAAAGATTAAGAGATCTTGGAATTACAGATATCTATCTTGGAGTTCAGGATAAAGTAGAAGTATTAGATGAGTTTATAGATGTTTACAATCTTAATAAAGATAATGTACTTTATATGGGAGACGATATTCCAGATCTACATGTAATGAAGCTAATTGGAATGCCATGTTGCCCTCAGGATGCAGCTCCAGAAGTAAAAGAAATTAGCCGATATGTATCTCATAAGAAAGGCGGCAAAGGCTGCGTTAGAGATGTAATTGAACAGGTATTGAAAGTACAGGGGAAATGGATGAATAACACAGACGCATTATGA
- a CDS encoding DMT family transporter, with protein sequence MNWLLLIVAGLFEVAFAFCLGKAKFTTGATSNYWLLGFLIALTCSMTLLYKATQTLPIGTAYAVWTGIGAIGTVIIGIFFFKEPATFWRIFFLSTLIMSLIGLKFVSN encoded by the coding sequence ATGAATTGGTTATTGTTAATTGTAGCCGGTCTCTTTGAAGTTGCATTTGCCTTTTGTTTAGGGAAAGCAAAATTTACTACTGGAGCAACTAGTAATTATTGGCTTTTAGGTTTTCTAATAGCTCTTACCTGCAGTATGACCTTACTTTATAAGGCAACGCAAACTTTACCAATTGGTACTGCCTATGCTGTATGGACAGGGATTGGAGCAATTGGAACTGTAATAATAGGTATTTTTTTCTTTAAAGAACCTGCAACCTTTTGGAGGATCTTTTTTCTAAGTACTTTAATTATGTCTCTTATCGGGCTAAAATTTGTTTCCAACTAA
- a CDS encoding geranylgeranylglycerol-phosphate geranylgeranyltransferase, translated as MIYSFLKLVRFPNLILIILTQVFIKYFLFERFGIATTLTDFQFLLLCLSTLCIAAAGNIINDIYDQEADLINKPNKIIIGKSISEKLGFNFYIALTILGVGIGFYLSNIIERPGFSAMFIIISALLYLYATYLKNIIILGNILISCLVAMVILIIGLYDLMPAITPQNQPTQAVMFSIILDYALFAFLINWLREMVKDQQDVNGDFNTGRNSIPIAIGKDRANKVIAAIALIPFILIIYYMYEYLYDNIYAVLYTLLLLVGPLLYFITKIFSAKTIKEFSHLSFTLKLIMLFGLFSIAIYQFILL; from the coding sequence ATGATTTACAGTTTTCTTAAACTTGTGAGATTCCCTAATCTTATCTTAATAATTCTTACTCAGGTTTTTATTAAATATTTTCTATTTGAAAGATTTGGTATTGCAACAACATTAACAGATTTTCAATTCTTATTATTATGTCTTTCCACTTTATGTATTGCAGCTGCAGGAAATATAATTAATGATATTTACGATCAGGAAGCAGATTTAATTAATAAACCGAATAAGATAATAATTGGAAAAAGCATCTCAGAAAAGTTAGGTTTCAATTTTTATATTGCCTTGACCATCTTAGGTGTGGGGATTGGATTCTACCTTTCTAATATTATTGAAAGACCAGGTTTCTCTGCGATGTTTATTATTATTTCTGCCCTATTATATCTTTACGCTACGTACCTAAAAAATATTATAATTTTAGGTAATATTTTAATTAGCTGCTTAGTAGCTATGGTTATTTTGATAATAGGTTTATATGACCTGATGCCGGCCATCACCCCTCAAAATCAACCCACTCAGGCGGTGATGTTCTCTATTATTTTAGATTACGCACTCTTTGCTTTTCTTATTAACTGGTTGAGAGAAATGGTAAAAGACCAACAAGATGTAAATGGAGATTTTAATACAGGCCGTAACTCTATTCCTATAGCTATTGGAAAAGATCGGGCTAATAAAGTAATTGCTGCAATTGCATTAATCCCCTTTATTCTTATAATCTATTATATGTATGAATATCTGTATGATAATATTTATGCCGTTCTATACACCTTACTTTTATTAGTAGGGCCATTACTCTACTTTATTACGAAAATCTTTTCAGCTAAAACCATCAAAGAATTCTCACATTTAAGTTTCACTCTAAAACTAATCATGCTATTTGGCCTTTTCTCTATAGCGATCTATCAATTCATATTATTATAA
- a CDS encoding Maf-like protein, whose amino-acid sequence MLKDILKRHQVILASGSPRRHQFLKELDIPFTVKLISVEEIYPPELTSFEITNFLSELKAEALREGLKFNDILITSDTIVWNEEKALGKPIDASDAFTMLESLSGKTHEVITSVTFTTKETQRTVHDITKVTFKELSAEEIIYYIENFEPFDKAGAYGIQEWIGLIGITKVEGSYFNVVGMPTHLVYKNLAEISQF is encoded by the coding sequence ATGCTTAAAGATATTTTAAAACGACACCAAGTTATTTTAGCTTCCGGCTCACCAAGAAGACATCAGTTTTTAAAAGAGCTTGATATACCTTTTACCGTAAAATTAATATCTGTTGAAGAGATCTATCCTCCAGAACTAACATCATTTGAGATCACGAATTTCCTTTCAGAATTAAAAGCAGAAGCATTACGAGAAGGCCTTAAATTTAACGATATTCTAATAACTAGTGACACCATTGTTTGGAATGAGGAGAAAGCCCTAGGCAAACCTATAGATGCTTCAGATGCCTTTACAATGTTAGAATCGCTTTCTGGAAAAACGCATGAGGTTATTACTTCTGTAACCTTTACCACCAAAGAAACTCAACGTACTGTTCATGATATAACCAAGGTTACTTTTAAAGAATTAAGTGCAGAGGAGATCATCTACTATATAGAGAATTTCGAACCTTTTGATAAGGCCGGAGCTTACGGTATACAGGAATGGATAGGTCTTATAGGCATTACTAAAGTGGAAGGTAGTTATTTTAATGTGGTAGGAATGCCAACTCACCTTGTATATAAAAATCTTGCGGAGATCTCCCAATTCTGA